From Stigmatella erecta, one genomic window encodes:
- a CDS encoding RNA polymerase sigma factor: protein MTVPQVHRAIQAVWRIESARLIAGLARLVRDVGLAEELAQDALVTALERWPEVGVPDNPGAWLMATAKRRAIDVLRRNQRLVRKHEELGHQLEALAPGPPELDAALDGEAGDDLLRLMFTACHPVLSAEARVALTLRLLGGLTTGEIARAFLVPEPTVAQRIVRAKRTLSEARVPFEVPRGDALAGRLSSVLQVIYLIFNEGYAAASGDDWMRPELCEDALRLGRILVGLVPREPEVHGLVALMELQASRSRARLGSAGEPILLLEQNRARWDRLLIHRGLQALAQAEALGGTRGPYTLQAAIAACHARAVTAAETDWVRIAALYAALAQVTPSPIVELNRAVALSMAFGPEAGLELADTLVSEPALKGYHLLPSVRGDLLAKLGRLDEARAQFEHAASLTRNTRERALLLDRAAACARASP from the coding sequence GTGACGGTCCCCCAGGTACATCGTGCGATCCAGGCGGTCTGGAGAATCGAGTCGGCCCGGCTGATCGCCGGTCTCGCGCGGCTCGTGCGCGATGTGGGCCTTGCCGAGGAACTCGCGCAGGATGCGCTCGTCACCGCGCTCGAGCGCTGGCCAGAGGTGGGCGTTCCGGACAACCCGGGCGCCTGGCTCATGGCCACCGCCAAGCGCCGGGCCATCGATGTGCTGCGCCGGAACCAGCGGCTCGTGCGCAAGCACGAGGAGCTCGGCCACCAGCTGGAGGCCCTGGCACCGGGCCCGCCGGAGCTCGACGCCGCGCTCGACGGCGAGGCCGGTGACGATCTGCTGCGCCTGATGTTCACGGCCTGCCATCCGGTGCTCTCGGCCGAGGCGCGTGTCGCGCTCACGCTCCGCCTGCTCGGGGGGCTGACCACCGGGGAGATTGCCCGCGCGTTCCTCGTCCCGGAGCCGACGGTCGCTCAGCGCATCGTCCGGGCCAAGCGGACCCTGTCCGAGGCGCGCGTCCCCTTCGAGGTTCCCCGGGGGGACGCGCTGGCCGGGCGGCTGTCCTCGGTGCTTCAGGTCATCTACCTCATCTTCAACGAAGGCTACGCGGCGGCCTCGGGGGACGACTGGATGCGGCCCGAGCTGTGTGAGGACGCTCTGCGCCTGGGCCGCATCCTGGTGGGCCTCGTTCCGCGGGAGCCCGAGGTCCACGGCCTCGTGGCGCTCATGGAGCTTCAGGCCTCCCGCTCGCGGGCAAGGCTCGGTTCAGCGGGAGAGCCCATCCTGCTGCTGGAGCAGAACCGCGCGCGCTGGGACCGCCTGCTCATCCACCGGGGGCTCCAGGCCCTCGCGCAGGCCGAGGCGCTGGGCGGCACGCGGGGGCCGTACACGTTGCAGGCAGCGATCGCCGCTTGCCACGCCCGGGCGGTGACAGCGGCGGAGACGGACTGGGTCCGCATCGCCGCGCTCTACGCGGCGCTCGCCCAGGTGACGCCCTCGCCCATCGTGGAACTCAACCGGGCGGTCGCGCTCTCGATGGCCTTCGGTCCCGAGGCGGGTCTGGAGCTGGCCGATACGCTCGTCTCGGAGCCAGCGCTCAAGGGGTATCACCTCTTGCCGAGCGTGCGAGGGGATCTGCTCGCGAAGCTCGGCCGCCTCGACGAGGCCCGTGCGCAGTTCGAGCATGCGGCGTCGCTCACGCGAAATACCCGTGAGCGCGCGCTGCTCCTGGACCGCGCCGCGGCGTGTGCACGCGCATCGCCCTAG
- a CDS encoding sialidase family protein, whose product MSRFSLRAKRPAWALLLAPVIACAPGEPSEAGAGPVASVEEALPAGGWSVLMANGGAPIRSIARRSDGWLIGGASTGHGITVWASRDNGASWFVHGSVANNPNVEFGDVTMRAIPGTSTLFCAFREYAGGQWRVTVTRSDNNGDSWGYDSTVVGPTPYFVGAPFLFQRANGDLQVYYDSELLAAQRGYPGHQWIAMQGRQGITGAWTAYGTVAVSWDKRAGALNRDGMPTVVQLGGDRLMAVVEGVEAFPTGGARANVINAVQSWDGGKTWDESLRRTIYQSRIDPGSGRRYNAYVPFAIRVGNGPVGVAFCTDEDKAGPPDAANAPVDQRNCHVGYISTTTNFETWSGASSVWTATSRNYTPGLFERALNDVIVVIDGLGSHRVLRR is encoded by the coding sequence TTGAGCCGTTTCTCGCTGCGTGCCAAGCGGCCGGCGTGGGCCCTCCTCCTGGCGCCGGTCATCGCATGCGCCCCGGGTGAACCCTCGGAGGCCGGCGCCGGGCCCGTGGCGAGCGTGGAAGAAGCCCTCCCGGCCGGTGGCTGGAGCGTGCTGATGGCGAATGGCGGAGCGCCGATCCGGAGCATCGCCCGCCGCTCGGATGGGTGGCTGATCGGCGGGGCGAGCACGGGCCACGGCATCACGGTCTGGGCCAGCCGCGACAATGGCGCGAGCTGGTTCGTCCACGGCTCCGTCGCGAACAATCCGAACGTGGAGTTCGGCGACGTGACGATGCGGGCCATCCCCGGCACGAGCACCCTCTTCTGTGCCTTCCGGGAGTACGCCGGTGGGCAGTGGCGCGTCACGGTCACCCGGAGTGACAACAATGGGGACAGCTGGGGCTACGACAGCACCGTCGTGGGGCCCACGCCCTACTTCGTGGGCGCGCCGTTTCTCTTCCAGCGCGCGAACGGCGATCTTCAGGTGTACTACGACTCGGAGCTGCTCGCGGCGCAGCGGGGGTACCCGGGCCACCAGTGGATCGCGATGCAGGGACGCCAGGGCATCACGGGCGCATGGACGGCGTATGGCACCGTGGCCGTGTCCTGGGACAAGCGCGCCGGGGCGCTCAACCGAGATGGCATGCCCACGGTCGTGCAGCTCGGGGGAGACCGGCTCATGGCCGTCGTCGAGGGCGTGGAGGCGTTCCCCACCGGCGGCGCCCGCGCCAATGTCATCAACGCCGTGCAGTCATGGGATGGCGGCAAGACTTGGGACGAGTCCCTGCGCCGCACCATCTACCAGTCACGCATCGATCCGGGCTCGGGGCGGCGTTACAACGCCTACGTGCCATTCGCCATCCGTGTGGGCAACGGGCCCGTGGGGGTCGCATTCTGCACCGACGAGGACAAGGCGGGGCCGCCGGATGCCGCGAACGCGCCGGTGGACCAGCGCAATTGCCATGTCGGCTACATCAGCACGACCACCAACTTCGAGACCTGGTCCGGCGCCAGCTCCGTGTGGACGGCGACCTCGCGCAACTACACGCCGGGCCTCTTCGAGCGCGCCCTCAACGACGTCATCGTGGTGATTGACGGGCTGGGCTCCCACCGGGTCTTGAGGCGGTGA
- a CDS encoding pesticin C-terminus-like muramidase, which translates to MGVDSTRGSSSVSNSVSSRGTSQGSSANATTSVNTTTPDVAQSNTVAKTPTVNFDQSTFEPAKNVASMPNLMSPTPIRNQQVDAAAFDPAKALEAAPELLGTTPLNPTPQTFVSDFEVPEGQLTFDAEGLETKGPYFSREAHWPGGASGVTIGRGYDMKGRSEETVRSDLIAAGVPDADAELLAQGAGLSGKEASDFTKREDVAAIEISPAAQKELFTKVYDHYESEVKRISSKDDAVAKYGSVDFDNLDPAIKDVAVDLIYRGDYTSSTRKEIQQHLVNNDLQGLYDVLSDESKMTGDWGVPQDRFERRRDYLRAALDANAAAAAQE; encoded by the coding sequence ATGGGCGTCGATTCCACGCGCGGCTCGTCTTCTGTTTCCAACTCGGTCTCTTCCCGCGGCACCTCGCAGGGGTCCTCTGCGAACGCGACCACCAGCGTCAACACGACCACCCCGGATGTGGCGCAGAGCAACACCGTCGCCAAGACCCCGACGGTGAACTTCGATCAGAGCACGTTCGAGCCGGCCAAGAACGTCGCGTCGATGCCGAACCTCATGTCGCCCACCCCGATCCGAAATCAGCAGGTGGACGCGGCGGCCTTTGACCCGGCCAAGGCCCTGGAGGCGGCGCCCGAGCTCCTGGGGACCACCCCCCTGAACCCCACGCCGCAGACCTTCGTCAGCGACTTCGAAGTGCCCGAGGGGCAGCTGACGTTCGATGCCGAGGGGCTCGAGACGAAGGGGCCCTACTTCAGCCGCGAGGCCCACTGGCCCGGGGGCGCGTCGGGGGTCACCATCGGCCGCGGCTACGACATGAAGGGGCGGTCGGAGGAGACCGTTCGCTCGGATCTGATCGCCGCGGGCGTGCCCGATGCCGACGCCGAGCTGCTGGCCCAGGGCGCGGGGCTGTCGGGCAAGGAAGCCTCCGACTTCACCAAACGGGAGGATGTGGCCGCTATCGAAATCAGCCCCGCAGCCCAGAAGGAACTGTTCACCAAGGTGTACGACCACTACGAGTCGGAGGTGAAGCGCATCTCCAGCAAGGACGACGCGGTCGCCAAGTACGGCAGCGTCGACTTTGACAACCTGGATCCCGCCATCAAGGACGTCGCCGTGGATCTGATCTACCGGGGCGACTACACGAGCTCCACCCGGAAGGAGATTCAGCAGCACCTCGTCAACAATGATCTCCAGGGGCTCTACGACGTGCTCTCGGATGAGAGCAAGATGACCGGCGACTGGGGCGTCCCGCAGGATCGCTTCGAGCGGCGCCGGGATTACCTGAGGGCGGCGCTGGACGCGAACGCCGCGGCCGCGGCTCAGGAGTAA
- a CDS encoding nucleotidyl transferase AbiEii/AbiGii toxin family protein, with translation MKTAYPSVFQEIATWAASHNLSVTEARVRFVQYAVLRAIAGSRTLSSILVFKGGNALDFVWQPNRSTKDLDFSSTDPSLNEEALRRYLTQGLEQVRRALGVAFRVQRVERQPPGAEKTFVTYAVTIGYALPDEPRNQERIAKEQPCPNVVPLDISLNEPICDTQDIDVQGVNPLRVSTLEDIVAEKLRALLQQPIRNRNRRQDLLDIAVLLRADVSLDFARVAEYLKRKAEARGVRVSRAAFNSAEVKDRAQVDYAALKGSTRAAFIPFEEAFQQLVAFVGKLDIPEH, from the coding sequence GTGAAGACGGCCTATCCTTCGGTATTCCAGGAAATCGCCACCTGGGCCGCGAGCCATAACCTCTCCGTGACAGAAGCCCGGGTCCGGTTCGTTCAGTACGCCGTGCTCCGCGCGATCGCGGGTTCGAGAACCTTGAGCAGCATCCTGGTGTTCAAGGGTGGCAATGCCCTCGATTTCGTCTGGCAGCCCAATCGGAGCACCAAGGACCTGGACTTCTCCTCGACGGATCCCTCGCTGAATGAGGAGGCGCTGCGGCGGTATCTGACCCAGGGGTTGGAGCAGGTCCGGCGCGCATTGGGGGTCGCTTTCCGGGTTCAAAGAGTCGAGCGCCAGCCGCCAGGCGCGGAGAAGACCTTCGTCACCTATGCGGTCACCATCGGGTATGCGCTTCCAGATGAGCCTCGGAACCAGGAACGCATCGCCAAGGAGCAACCTTGCCCGAACGTCGTCCCCTTGGACATCAGCCTCAATGAGCCCATTTGTGACACCCAGGACATTGATGTTCAGGGCGTGAACCCGCTCCGGGTGAGTACGCTCGAGGACATCGTCGCGGAGAAGCTCCGGGCGCTTCTCCAGCAGCCGATTCGCAATCGGAACCGCAGGCAGGATCTGCTGGATATCGCGGTGCTTTTGCGCGCGGACGTGAGCCTCGATTTCGCACGTGTCGCGGAGTATTTGAAAAGAAAAGCCGAGGCGCGAGGGGTGCGGGTTTCGCGGGCTGCGTTCAACAGTGCCGAGGTCAAGGACCGGGCCCAGGTGGACTACGCGGCCCTCAAGGGGTCGACCCGCGCCGCGTTCATCCCCTTCGAGGAGGCCTTTCAACAGCTGGTGGCTTTCGTGGGCAAGCTCGACATCCCGGAGCATTAG
- a CDS encoding YciI family protein, which translates to MRFMILVKADKNSEAGTLPDEKLMTDMGKYNEELMKAGVLLAGDGLHPSSKGVRVKFSGTQRTVVDGPFAETKELVAGFWIFQVKSREEAIEWVKRCPNPMLGDSEIEIRQIFEPEDFGPEFTPQLREAEDRLRAQLESKKSP; encoded by the coding sequence ATGCGATTCATGATCCTGGTCAAGGCCGACAAGAACAGCGAGGCGGGCACGCTTCCGGACGAGAAGCTCATGACCGACATGGGGAAGTACAACGAGGAGCTGATGAAGGCAGGCGTGCTGCTCGCGGGGGATGGACTTCACCCGAGCTCCAAGGGCGTGCGGGTCAAGTTCTCGGGCACCCAGCGCACCGTGGTGGATGGGCCCTTCGCCGAGACGAAGGAGCTGGTCGCCGGCTTCTGGATCTTCCAGGTGAAGTCGAGGGAAGAGGCGATCGAATGGGTCAAGCGCTGCCCCAACCCCATGTTGGGAGACAGCGAGATCGAGATCCGTCAGATCTTCGAGCCGGAGGACTTCGGTCCCGAGTTCACGCCCCAGCTGCGCGAGGCGGAGGATCGCCTGCGTGCACAGCTGGAATCGAAGAAGTCGCCGTGA
- a CDS encoding Dyp-type peroxidase, whose amino-acid sequence MTAAAFLLLKIEQAGPARAWLQEILRGELTTAEEIPREQRERRHACLNTAFTWQGLKALGLDEKSLQTFPYEFRQGMAGRAHVLGDTGPGAPEHWDFGGKRPGGPPPEDIHLLLMLYARSEDILRTMLSRQRERLVAQGFRELYCQRATHLREEKDGQIFFREHFGFRDSLSQPVIRGFMKPSRDSDEYDSPIAAGEFILGHENEYQEKPLSPSVPAALDPQARLGPAEAPDRKDLGLNGTYLVLRKLEQDVDGLQAFLEKNKALAPSGCGDDEKRKEWLKAKLLGRWPNGAALKPGQYEAPDLGAQPPSNAFRYAQEDEGGLGCPVTSHVRRTNPRDALAPTPDLSLKVSRRHRILRRGIAYDTSREEGGPPSSGRGLIFIALNANIGRQFEFIQQSWMNNEKTGRLYNEQDPVASGHDRGMMTLPAKPLRRCVMNLQSFVTMKGGGYFFLPGVKALEFLAHLTPLAARQDS is encoded by the coding sequence ATGACGGCCGCCGCTTTTCTCCTTCTGAAGATCGAGCAAGCAGGCCCAGCCCGGGCATGGCTTCAAGAGATTCTGAGAGGGGAACTCACGACCGCGGAGGAGATCCCTCGTGAGCAGCGGGAGCGGCGGCACGCGTGCCTGAATACCGCCTTCACCTGGCAGGGCCTCAAGGCCCTGGGCCTGGACGAGAAATCCCTCCAGACCTTCCCCTACGAGTTCCGGCAGGGCATGGCCGGGCGGGCCCATGTGCTCGGGGATACGGGGCCGGGCGCCCCGGAGCACTGGGACTTCGGCGGCAAACGGCCGGGCGGTCCGCCTCCGGAAGACATCCACCTGCTGCTGATGCTCTATGCCCGCAGCGAGGACATCCTTCGGACCATGCTGTCACGCCAGCGCGAGCGGCTGGTGGCCCAGGGATTCCGGGAGCTCTACTGCCAGCGCGCCACCCATCTTCGGGAAGAGAAGGATGGGCAGATCTTCTTCCGGGAGCACTTCGGCTTCCGGGACTCGCTCTCCCAGCCCGTGATTCGAGGCTTCATGAAGCCCTCACGGGACTCTGATGAATACGACAGCCCCATCGCCGCGGGTGAGTTCATCCTCGGTCACGAGAACGAGTACCAGGAGAAGCCCCTCTCCCCGAGCGTCCCCGCCGCCCTGGACCCCCAGGCCCGGCTCGGTCCGGCGGAGGCGCCGGACCGCAAGGACCTGGGGCTCAACGGAACCTACCTCGTGCTGCGCAAACTCGAGCAAGACGTCGACGGGCTCCAGGCCTTCCTGGAGAAGAACAAGGCGCTCGCCCCCTCCGGCTGCGGGGATGATGAGAAAAGGAAGGAGTGGCTCAAGGCCAAGCTTCTGGGGCGCTGGCCCAACGGAGCCGCCTTGAAGCCAGGTCAATACGAAGCCCCCGATCTCGGGGCTCAACCGCCCTCGAACGCGTTCCGCTATGCCCAGGAGGATGAAGGAGGGCTGGGGTGTCCGGTGACGTCCCACGTCCGGCGCACCAACCCCCGAGATGCCCTGGCCCCCACCCCAGACCTGTCCCTGAAGGTGAGCCGCCGGCACCGGATCCTCCGCCGGGGCATCGCCTATGACACCTCCCGTGAGGAGGGCGGACCTCCCTCTTCTGGACGGGGGCTGATCTTCATCGCGCTCAACGCCAACATCGGACGGCAGTTCGAATTCATCCAGCAGAGCTGGATGAACAATGAAAAGACCGGGCGGCTTTACAACGAGCAGGATCCGGTCGCATCGGGGCACGACCGTGGAATGATGACCCTTCCGGCCAAACCCTTGCGGCGGTGCGTGATGAACCTCCAGAGCTTCGTCACCATGAAGGGCGGAGGCTACTTCTTCCTGCCCGGGGTGAAGGCCCTGGAGTTCCTCGCGCACCTGACGCCCCTAGCGGCGCGACAGGACTCCTAG
- a CDS encoding AbfB domain-containing protein: MNPSTWRNRLGSVARRLLPLCCGVFSLQGAQAAWSLKPPPLSTQWTSQVSPSNALPEYPRPQMVRADWLNLNGEWQFGNASAGQTPPFGQNLAESVLVPFPIESGLSGIKRHQDRMWYRRTFTVPAAWNGRRVQLNFGAVDWEATVYVNGQRAGVHQGGFDGFSFDITGLLNGGTNELIVGVYDPTDAGTQPVGKQTNNPQGIEYTGASGIWQTVWLEPTAAARVTRLDMTPDVAGSALRLTVRGTGLSGQTVEAVAFDGTTQVGSATGSVDGEIRIPVPNPKLWSPESPFLYDLRVSLKSGATTVDQVTSYFGMRSVGLKLVGGVLRPVLNGQFVFQMGTLDQGYWPDGIYTAPTDAALKFDIQKHKDLGYNLIRKHIKVEPQRWFYWADKLGILVWQDMPCMDSGKSPTTAAKAQFELEMREMVDEHRSSPSVIVWVVQNEGWGQYDQARLADLVKGWDSSRLVDNMSGVNCCGAVDGGNGDLVDWHVYVGPGSPPPSSKRAAVVGEFGGLGLKVAGHLWNPNGGFFSYEEVPDSATLTSRYVGLIKSIQPLMNRPGLSAAVYTEITDVEGEINGVLTYDRAIVKVDANAVRTAHLNLLAASRQLNSQGLLPVGQHRSLQVMVPGYTDRYLRHFESLGSTEVVTRTSSGTAKQDATFKIVAGLADAACYSFESRNFPGSYLRHFNSRIRRDARDGSAVFDQDATFCARAALDGSPAVSLESKNKPGHYLRHRSSEVWVDAFSDTAGFRQDAAWGIAPPWWQSNANVPQGSFQSLQVTTPGYTNRYLRHIDNVANTEVVDAGSNATLKQDATFKLVPGLAESSCYSFESRNYPGQYLRHFNSRIRKDASDGSTVFQQDATFCAQPGLSGTGVSFESFNFPGRYLRHATSQVWIASGIGTTWDSPTSFNEDASWNVAPAWAP, translated from the coding sequence ATGAATCCATCTACTTGGCGAAACCGCCTGGGCTCCGTGGCCCGGCGGCTGCTACCGCTGTGTTGTGGTGTGTTCTCTCTTCAAGGCGCTCAGGCCGCCTGGTCCTTGAAGCCACCGCCGCTGTCCACGCAGTGGACCTCGCAGGTGTCTCCCTCGAACGCCCTGCCGGAGTATCCCCGGCCGCAGATGGTCCGCGCAGACTGGCTCAACCTCAACGGGGAGTGGCAGTTCGGCAACGCCAGCGCGGGCCAGACGCCTCCGTTCGGCCAGAACCTCGCCGAGAGCGTGCTGGTGCCCTTCCCCATCGAGTCGGGCCTGTCGGGCATCAAGCGGCACCAGGACCGCATGTGGTACCGGCGCACCTTCACGGTGCCCGCGGCCTGGAACGGCCGCCGGGTGCAGTTGAACTTCGGCGCCGTGGACTGGGAGGCCACCGTCTACGTGAATGGCCAGCGCGCCGGTGTTCACCAGGGCGGCTTCGACGGCTTCAGCTTCGACATCACCGGCTTGCTCAACGGGGGCACCAACGAGCTCATCGTCGGCGTCTATGATCCCACCGACGCGGGGACTCAGCCCGTGGGCAAGCAGACCAACAACCCGCAGGGTATCGAGTACACGGGCGCCTCGGGCATCTGGCAGACGGTGTGGCTGGAGCCGACAGCGGCGGCCCGGGTGACCCGGCTGGACATGACGCCGGACGTGGCCGGCTCCGCCCTGCGCCTGACGGTGCGCGGCACGGGCCTCAGCGGCCAGACGGTGGAGGCGGTGGCCTTCGATGGCACCACCCAGGTGGGCAGCGCCACGGGCAGCGTGGACGGAGAGATCCGCATCCCCGTGCCCAACCCCAAGCTCTGGTCTCCCGAGAGCCCCTTCCTCTACGACTTGCGCGTGTCGCTCAAGAGCGGCGCCACCACCGTGGATCAGGTGACGAGCTACTTCGGCATGCGCTCGGTGGGCCTGAAGCTCGTGGGCGGCGTGCTGCGGCCGGTGCTCAACGGCCAGTTCGTCTTCCAGATGGGCACGCTGGACCAGGGCTACTGGCCGGACGGCATCTACACCGCGCCCACGGACGCGGCGCTGAAGTTCGACATCCAGAAGCACAAGGACCTGGGCTACAACCTCATCCGCAAGCACATCAAGGTGGAGCCGCAGCGCTGGTTCTACTGGGCCGACAAGCTGGGCATCCTCGTGTGGCAGGACATGCCGTGCATGGACTCCGGCAAGAGCCCCACCACCGCAGCGAAGGCGCAGTTCGAGCTCGAGATGCGCGAGATGGTGGATGAGCACCGCAGCTCGCCCTCGGTCATCGTCTGGGTGGTGCAGAACGAGGGCTGGGGCCAGTATGACCAGGCGCGGTTGGCGGACCTGGTGAAGGGGTGGGATTCCAGCCGCCTCGTGGACAACATGAGCGGCGTCAACTGCTGCGGCGCGGTGGATGGCGGTAACGGCGACCTGGTGGACTGGCACGTCTACGTGGGCCCGGGTTCACCGCCCCCCTCGTCCAAGCGCGCCGCGGTGGTGGGCGAGTTCGGCGGCCTGGGCCTGAAGGTGGCCGGCCACCTCTGGAACCCCAACGGCGGCTTCTTCAGCTACGAGGAGGTGCCCGACAGCGCCACGCTGACCAGCCGCTACGTGGGGCTCATCAAGTCGATCCAGCCGCTGATGAACCGGCCTGGCCTGAGCGCGGCCGTGTACACGGAAATCACCGACGTGGAGGGCGAGATCAACGGCGTCCTCACGTACGACCGGGCCATCGTCAAGGTGGACGCCAACGCGGTGCGCACGGCGCACCTCAACCTGCTCGCCGCTTCGCGCCAGCTCAACTCCCAGGGCCTCCTGCCCGTGGGCCAGCACCGCTCGTTGCAGGTGATGGTGCCGGGGTACACCGACCGGTACCTGCGCCACTTCGAGAGCCTGGGCAGCACCGAGGTGGTGACCCGCACCAGCAGCGGCACGGCCAAGCAGGATGCGACGTTCAAGATCGTCGCGGGCCTCGCGGATGCGGCCTGCTACTCGTTCGAGTCGCGCAACTTCCCGGGCAGCTACCTGCGGCACTTCAACAGCCGCATCCGCCGGGATGCGCGGGACGGCTCGGCGGTCTTTGATCAGGACGCGACCTTCTGTGCCCGCGCGGCGCTGGATGGCTCGCCGGCCGTGTCGCTGGAGTCCAAGAACAAGCCTGGCCACTACCTGCGCCACCGCAGCAGCGAGGTGTGGGTGGATGCGTTCAGCGACACCGCGGGCTTCCGCCAGGATGCGGCCTGGGGCATCGCGCCCCCCTGGTGGCAGAGCAACGCGAATGTCCCCCAGGGCTCGTTCCAGTCCCTCCAGGTGACGACGCCCGGCTACACCAACCGCTACCTGCGCCACATCGACAACGTGGCCAACACGGAGGTGGTGGACGCGGGCAGCAACGCCACGCTCAAGCAGGACGCGACGTTCAAGCTGGTGCCAGGCCTCGCCGAGTCGAGCTGCTACTCGTTCGAGTCTCGCAATTACCCGGGCCAGTACCTGCGGCACTTCAACAGCCGCATCCGCAAGGACGCGTCCGACGGCTCGACGGTCTTCCAGCAGGACGCCACCTTCTGTGCCCAGCCGGGTCTGTCGGGCACCGGCGTCTCGTTCGAGTCCTTCAACTTCCCCGGGCGCTACCTCCGCCATGCCACCTCCCAGGTGTGGATCGCCTCGGGCATTGGGACCACGTGGGATTCGCCCACGAGCTTCAACGAGGATGCGAGCTGGAACGTCGCGCCAGCCTGGGCGCCCTGA
- a CDS encoding response regulator yields MSTILLVDDEQDLLDLFMEVLEQMNHRVLIAHDGQEALSIARQKAPDLVVTDWMMPRMDGVELCHQLHADARLQGIPIILHSSSGNPHEPGIQFVSKSCTLEEFGSLVNRVLTSTHVQRAARPASRPEVARQASRLSHTTLLFGLGEAACATAH; encoded by the coding sequence ATGAGCACGATTCTCCTCGTAGACGATGAACAAGATCTGCTCGACCTCTTCATGGAGGTGCTGGAGCAGATGAACCACCGCGTGCTGATCGCGCACGATGGACAAGAGGCCCTGTCCATCGCCCGGCAGAAGGCGCCCGACCTGGTGGTCACCGACTGGATGATGCCGCGCATGGACGGGGTGGAGCTATGCCACCAGCTCCACGCAGATGCGCGCCTGCAGGGCATCCCCATCATCCTCCACAGCTCCTCGGGCAACCCGCATGAGCCGGGCATCCAGTTCGTTTCCAAGAGCTGCACGCTGGAGGAGTTCGGAAGCTTGGTGAACCGGGTGCTCACCAGCACCCACGTGCAGCGGGCCGCGCGGCCAGCCTCACGGCCGGAAGTGGCCCGCCAGGCCTCGCGCCTCTCGCACACCACACTGCTCTTCGGCTTGGGGGAAGCAGCATGCGCCACGGCACACTGA